Proteins co-encoded in one Pseudomonas fluorescens genomic window:
- the macA gene encoding macrolide transporter subunit MacA: MEQSKLRKVGLGIALTLVAGLVFYTVQAPAEAPQYLTATVERADIENAVLATGLLEGIKQVDVGAQVSGQLKSLKVKVGDKVKKGQWLAEIDPLVLQNTLRQAQVDEENLQAQRRATQAQLRQTKALYERYQNLQEDASISRQDFETAQSNYEVQQANLLSLDAQIKSAHIQIDTAKVNLAYTRIVAPIDGDVVGIVTQEGQTVIANQLAPILLKLADLDTMTVKAQVSEADVIHIAPGQEVYFTILGEDKRYYGKLRGTEPAPQNFLETPPAGTPKQNTAVFYNALFEVPNPDHRLRISMTAQVRVVLDTAKSVLTIPVAALGPRNNDGSFPVRVLDTKGQAQSRNVRTGINNNVKVQVNEGLAEGDRVVIGDPVSKVAGT; encoded by the coding sequence ATGGAACAGTCGAAGTTGCGCAAAGTCGGTCTGGGAATCGCCTTGACGCTGGTGGCCGGGTTGGTGTTCTACACGGTGCAGGCGCCGGCCGAAGCACCGCAATACCTGACCGCCACGGTCGAACGCGCTGACATTGAAAACGCAGTGCTGGCCACCGGTCTGCTGGAGGGGATCAAGCAGGTGGACGTCGGTGCCCAGGTTTCGGGGCAATTGAAGTCGCTGAAGGTCAAGGTCGGCGACAAGGTCAAGAAGGGCCAGTGGCTGGCGGAAATCGACCCGCTGGTGCTGCAGAACACCCTGCGTCAGGCACAGGTCGATGAGGAAAACCTACAAGCCCAGCGCCGGGCGACCCAGGCTCAGTTACGGCAGACCAAGGCGCTCTATGAGCGTTATCAGAACCTGCAGGAGGACGCCTCGATTTCGCGGCAGGATTTCGAGACCGCGCAATCGAATTACGAGGTGCAGCAGGCCAATCTGTTGTCGCTGGATGCGCAGATCAAGAGCGCGCATATCCAGATCGACACCGCCAAGGTCAATCTGGCCTACACGCGGATCGTCGCGCCCATCGACGGCGACGTGGTGGGCATCGTGACTCAGGAAGGCCAGACCGTGATTGCCAACCAACTGGCGCCGATCCTGCTGAAACTCGCGGACCTGGACACCATGACCGTCAAGGCTCAGGTGTCGGAGGCGGATGTCATTCACATCGCGCCGGGGCAGGAGGTGTACTTCACCATTCTGGGCGAGGACAAGCGTTATTACGGCAAGCTGCGCGGCACCGAGCCTGCGCCGCAGAACTTCCTGGAAACCCCGCCTGCAGGCACGCCGAAGCAGAATACGGCGGTGTTCTACAACGCGTTGTTCGAGGTGCCGAATCCCGACCACCGTTTGCGGATCTCCATGACCGCTCAGGTGCGGGTGGTACTCGACACCGCCAAATCGGTGCTGACGATTCCGGTGGCGGCACTGGGGCCGCGCAACAACGATGGCAGTTTCCCGGTACGAGTTCTGGATACGAAGGGGCAAGCGCAATCGCGCAATGTGCGGACCGGGATCAACAACAACGTCAAGGTACAGGTCAACGAAGGACTCGCCGAAGGTGACCGCGTGGTGATCGGTGATCCGGTGTCGAAAGTGGCAGGGACATGA
- a CDS encoding MacB family efflux pump subunit — protein sequence MSEPLLQLTGITRSFTAGDREFLALKNIDLTINAGEMVAIIGASGSGKSTLMNILGCLDYATGGSYKINGRETRDLDNQALAELRRDYFGFIFQRYHLLPHLSAMHNVEMPAIYAGTPEPQRHARARELLARLGLEGHLTHRPSQLSGGQQQRVSIARALMNGGEVILADEPTGALDTTSGKEVMRILLELHAAGHTVILVTHDPKVAANAERIIEVSDGEILSDRRNERDSTALSNEDAVPKSTAARRLVASLGLFKEAFNMAWVALISHRMRTLLTMLGIVIGITSVVSISAIGEGAKRYVLKDIQAIGSNTIDIYSGTSFGDSRSAAIETLVPADVAALNQLYYVDSATPVVGRNLLLRYRNIDLDAQVNGVSDLYFQVRGIKMEAGIAFSESDARRQAQVAVIDHNTRHRLFGEGVDPLGQVILIGNLPCTVIGVAAENKNIFSSSKSLNVWVPYETAAGRLLGQRYLDSISVRIKDGQPSKIVEDNVNKLMLQRHGTKDFFTNNLDSVMQTVQKTSRSLALLLSLIAVISLVVGGIGVMNIMLVSVTERTREIGIRMAVGARQSDIRQQFLVEAVMVCLLGGAIGISLSYAIGHLFSLFIKEWEMVFSLSSVLTAVFCSTLIGIVFGFVPARNASRLDPIEALARD from the coding sequence ATGAGCGAACCTCTGCTGCAACTGACCGGCATCACCCGCAGTTTCACCGCTGGCGACCGCGAGTTTCTGGCGCTGAAAAACATCGACCTGACGATCAACGCCGGGGAAATGGTCGCCATCATCGGGGCCTCCGGTTCGGGTAAGTCGACCCTGATGAACATCCTCGGCTGCCTCGATTACGCCACGGGTGGCAGCTACAAAATCAACGGCCGGGAAACCCGGGATCTGGACAATCAGGCGCTGGCCGAACTGCGCCGCGACTACTTCGGTTTCATCTTTCAGCGCTACCACTTGCTGCCGCATCTGAGCGCGATGCACAACGTCGAGATGCCGGCGATTTACGCCGGCACGCCGGAGCCACAACGGCATGCGCGGGCCCGTGAGTTGTTGGCGCGCCTTGGGCTGGAAGGGCACCTGACCCATCGCCCAAGCCAACTCTCGGGCGGTCAGCAGCAGCGGGTGAGTATCGCCCGGGCCTTGATGAACGGCGGCGAAGTGATCCTCGCGGATGAGCCGACAGGCGCCCTCGACACCACCAGCGGCAAGGAGGTGATGCGCATTCTGCTGGAGCTGCACGCGGCCGGGCACACGGTGATTCTGGTGACTCACGACCCCAAGGTTGCCGCCAATGCCGAGCGCATCATTGAAGTCAGTGACGGCGAAATCCTCAGCGACCGCCGCAACGAGCGTGACAGCACGGCATTGAGCAACGAGGACGCGGTGCCCAAGTCGACGGCGGCGCGGCGTCTGGTGGCCAGCCTCGGGTTGTTCAAGGAGGCGTTCAACATGGCCTGGGTCGCGCTGATCTCCCATCGGATGCGCACCCTGCTGACCATGCTCGGGATCGTCATCGGCATCACCTCGGTGGTATCGATTTCGGCCATCGGTGAGGGGGCCAAGCGCTACGTTCTGAAAGATATTCAGGCCATCGGCAGCAACACCATCGATATCTATTCCGGCACCAGTTTCGGTGACAGTCGCTCGGCGGCCATCGAAACCCTGGTGCCGGCCGACGTCGCGGCGCTCAATCAGTTGTATTACGTCGACAGCGCGACGCCGGTGGTCGGGCGAAATCTGCTGCTGCGCTACCGCAATATCGACCTCGATGCGCAGGTCAACGGCGTCAGCGATCTGTATTTCCAGGTACGCGGAATCAAGATGGAGGCGGGTATCGCGTTCAGCGAAAGCGATGCCCGGCGCCAGGCGCAGGTGGCGGTGATCGATCACAACACCCGCCATCGGTTGTTCGGTGAGGGAGTCGATCCGCTGGGGCAGGTGATACTGATCGGCAACCTGCCGTGCACTGTGATCGGTGTGGCGGCAGAGAACAAAAACATCTTCTCGTCGAGCAAGTCGCTCAATGTCTGGGTGCCCTATGAAACCGCAGCCGGACGGCTTTTGGGCCAGCGTTACCTGGACAGCATCAGCGTGCGGATCAAGGACGGTCAGCCGAGCAAGATCGTGGAAGACAACGTCAACAAACTGATGCTGCAGCGCCACGGCACCAAGGATTTCTTCACCAATAACCTCGACAGTGTGATGCAGACCGTGCAGAAAACCAGCCGCTCACTGGCGCTGTTGCTGTCGCTGATTGCGGTGATTTCCCTGGTGGTCGGCGGTATCGGGGTGATGAACATCATGCTGGTGTCGGTCACCGAACGTACCCGCGAGATCGGTATCCGCATGGCGGTCGGGGCGCGGCAGTCGGACATTCGTCAGCAATTTCTGGTGGAGGCGGTGATGGTCTGTCTGCTGGGTGGGGCGATTGGAATTTCGTTGAGTTACGCCATCGGCCACTTGTTTTCGCTATTCATCAAGGAGTGGGAGATGGTGTTCTCGCTGAGCTCGGTGCTGACGGCGGTGTTCTGCTCGACCCTGATCGGCATCGTGTTCGGCTTCGTGCCGGCGCGCAATGCGTCGCGGCTCGATCCGATCGAGGCATTGGCCCGGGATTGA
- a CDS encoding helix-turn-helix transcriptional regulator — MNSQLFPHIGKVIASTGSRHFPRMLHDLILTQLAVDATHIRQMRVEPVGRSQPRVEPECIKEVPLPAETVYSELSTQPNANDLPTPEPSTVTDASQLHLTRRKDGYRYVISVYRCGPSKRFSAHERSLLQDISPVLLPMVEKHINALQPANTDVQGQTREQSASTLLGLETLRLRFCERVEQLGLSLSNREMEVCVGLLAGRTAPELAEQLQLKVNTVESYLKRAAIKLGISGRHSLMRWMYSPKDCPAACGPSNAA; from the coding sequence ATGAACTCACAGCTGTTTCCTCACATTGGCAAGGTCATTGCCAGCACTGGCAGCCGACATTTCCCACGGATGCTGCATGACCTGATCCTGACCCAACTGGCGGTGGACGCCACGCACATCCGGCAGATGCGCGTGGAACCGGTGGGACGCTCACAACCGCGCGTCGAACCCGAATGCATCAAGGAAGTGCCCTTGCCGGCTGAAACGGTGTATTCCGAGTTGAGCACGCAGCCGAATGCCAATGATTTGCCCACTCCCGAACCCTCGACGGTCACCGACGCTTCGCAATTGCACCTGACCCGGCGCAAGGACGGTTACCGCTATGTGATCTCTGTCTACCGTTGCGGTCCGTCAAAACGCTTTTCTGCCCATGAGCGCAGTTTGTTGCAGGATATTTCTCCAGTCCTGCTGCCGATGGTCGAGAAACACATCAACGCCCTGCAACCGGCAAACACTGACGTCCAGGGACAAACCCGGGAGCAGTCGGCTTCCACCCTGCTGGGCCTGGAAACCCTGCGCCTGCGCTTTTGCGAGCGTGTGGAGCAACTGGGGCTGAGCCTGTCGAACCGTGAGATGGAAGTCTGTGTCGGCCTGCTCGCCGGGCGCACGGCACCGGAACTGGCCGAACAGTTGCAACTGAAGGTCAATACCGTGGAGAGCTATCTCAAACGCGCAGCCATCAAACTGGGCATCAGCGGACGTCACTCGCTGATGCGCTGGATGTATTCGCCGAAAGACTGCCCGGCAGCCTGCGGTCCGTCGAACGCAGCCTGA
- the glcF gene encoding glycolate oxidase subunit GlcF — MQTTLSEKARRLPRAEEAESILRTCVHCGFCNATCPTYQLLGDELDGPRGRIYLIKQVLEGNEVTRKTQLHLDRCLSCRNCETTCPSGVDYHNLLDIGRAVVDAAVPRPIGQRLLRGGLRGVASNPGVFKGLVSAGQIFRVLLPDTLQAKLPRRPSAIAPRPVTRHARQVLMLEGCVQPGLSPNTNAAAARVLDRLGISITPARNAGCCGAVDYHLDAQGTGLDRARQNIDAWWPAIEQGAEAIVQTASGCGAFIKDYGHLLCTDPAYAEKAKAVSALAKDLVEVLREEPLESLGIHADPRLAFHCPCTLQHAQKLGGAVESVLTRLGFNLTTVPDAHLCCGSAGTYSITQPALARQLRDQKLNALESGHPEIIATANIGCQAHLDGAGRTPVRHWVELVDAGLPVVSEA, encoded by the coding sequence ATGCAAACCACTCTCAGCGAAAAGGCCCGACGACTGCCCCGGGCCGAAGAAGCCGAAAGCATCCTGCGCACCTGCGTGCACTGTGGCTTCTGCAACGCGACCTGCCCGACCTATCAGTTGCTCGGCGATGAACTGGACGGCCCACGGGGCCGCATCTATCTGATCAAACAGGTGCTGGAAGGCAATGAAGTCACCCGCAAGACCCAACTGCATCTGGATCGTTGCCTGTCCTGCCGCAATTGCGAAACCACCTGCCCCTCGGGTGTGGACTATCACAATCTGCTCGACATTGGCCGCGCCGTGGTTGATGCCGCCGTGCCGCGTCCCATCGGTCAACGCTTGTTGCGTGGAGGTTTGCGTGGCGTGGCGTCGAATCCCGGAGTGTTCAAAGGATTGGTCAGCGCCGGCCAGATCTTCCGTGTGCTGCTGCCTGATACCCTGCAAGCCAAATTGCCGCGCCGCCCCTCTGCAATCGCGCCCCGCCCGGTAACGCGGCATGCCCGTCAGGTGCTGATGCTCGAAGGCTGCGTGCAACCGGGTTTGTCGCCCAACACAAACGCGGCGGCAGCACGAGTGCTGGATCGACTGGGGATCAGCATTACTCCGGCGCGAAATGCCGGCTGTTGCGGCGCCGTGGACTATCACCTCGACGCCCAGGGCACGGGACTTGACCGCGCCCGCCAGAACATCGACGCCTGGTGGCCGGCCATCGAACAAGGCGCCGAAGCGATCGTGCAGACCGCCAGCGGTTGCGGCGCGTTCATCAAGGATTACGGGCACCTGCTGTGCACCGATCCGGCCTATGCCGAGAAGGCGAAAGCCGTAAGTGCACTGGCGAAAGATCTGGTGGAAGTGCTGCGTGAGGAACCGCTCGAGTCCCTTGGTATTCATGCCGACCCGCGCTTGGCGTTCCACTGCCCCTGTACCTTGCAACACGCACAGAAACTCGGCGGCGCAGTTGAGTCGGTGCTGACCCGATTGGGCTTCAACCTCACGACCGTGCCGGACGCCCACCTGTGCTGCGGCTCGGCGGGCACTTATTCGATAACCCAACCCGCGCTGGCCCGGCAACTGCGCGACCAAAAGCTCAATGCACTGGAAAGCGGTCATCCGGAGATCATCGCCACCGCCAATATCGGCTGCCAGGCCCACCTCGACGGCGCGGGACGCACGCCGGTCAGGCACTGGGTCGAGCTGGTGGATGCCGGGTTGCCCGTGGTGAGCGAGGCCTAG
- the glcE gene encoding glycolate oxidase subunit GlcE: protein MVREKDVDDSAALLDQVNQALQDATPLRIQGANSKAFLGRIVAGEILDTRTHRGIVSYDPTELVITARCGTPVAELLAVLDASQQMLPCEPPAFADEATVGGMIASGLSGPRRPWSGSVRDFVLGTRIITGHGKHLRFGGEVMKNVAGYDLSRLMVGSYGSLGVITEVSLKVLPKPRECLSISLEMDSERALQRMAEWGQQPLPISAACHDGQRLHLRLEGGEGSVAAARDRLGGELLDGSFWADLNEQRLGFFDEDQPLWRLSVPNNTPPLALAGLQMLDWGGAQRWLKSGAQAALIRQVVSAVGGHATCYSHGLIDAPFHPLPPALLHYHRRLKQQLDPQGIFNPCRLYAEL, encoded by the coding sequence ATGGTCCGAGAAAAGGATGTCGATGACAGCGCCGCGCTGCTCGATCAGGTGAATCAGGCGTTGCAAGACGCCACGCCTCTGCGGATTCAGGGCGCCAACAGCAAGGCATTTCTGGGCCGCATCGTCGCCGGAGAAATCCTCGACACCCGCACTCATCGCGGCATCGTCAGCTACGACCCGACGGAACTGGTGATCACCGCACGTTGTGGTACTCCAGTGGCCGAACTGCTGGCGGTGCTGGACGCTTCACAACAGATGTTGCCGTGCGAACCACCGGCCTTCGCCGATGAGGCGACGGTGGGCGGGATGATCGCCAGCGGGCTGTCGGGGCCGCGCCGTCCGTGGTCGGGGTCGGTTCGGGATTTCGTGCTGGGTACACGGATCATCACCGGCCATGGCAAGCACTTGCGTTTTGGCGGTGAGGTCATGAAAAACGTCGCCGGTTATGACCTGTCGCGGCTGATGGTTGGCAGTTATGGTTCGCTGGGGGTGATCACCGAAGTCTCGCTCAAGGTCCTGCCCAAACCACGCGAGTGCCTGAGCATCAGCCTGGAAATGGACAGTGAACGAGCCTTGCAGCGTATGGCCGAGTGGGGTCAACAACCGCTGCCGATCAGCGCCGCCTGCCACGATGGCCAGCGTCTGCACTTGCGTCTGGAGGGTGGTGAAGGCTCGGTGGCGGCGGCCCGTGATCGCCTCGGTGGCGAACTGCTCGATGGATCGTTCTGGGCCGACCTGAATGAACAGCGTCTGGGCTTTTTCGACGAAGACCAGCCTCTGTGGCGCCTTTCGGTGCCGAACAACACCCCGCCGCTGGCCTTGGCCGGCCTGCAAATGCTCGACTGGGGCGGCGCCCAGCGTTGGCTCAAGTCAGGGGCGCAAGCGGCACTGATTCGCCAGGTGGTTTCGGCTGTTGGCGGGCATGCAACCTGCTACAGCCATGGTTTGATCGATGCGCCCTTCCACCCGCTGCCACCCGCCCTCCTGCACTATCACCGTCGCCTCAAGCAACAACTCGACCCTCAGGGCATTTTCAACCCCTGTCGCCTGTACGCGGAGCTTTGA
- the glcD gene encoding glycolate oxidase subunit GlcD has protein sequence MNILYDEQIDGALPDVDKAALLQALQNRWPALEILHQREDLKPYECDGLSAYRTTPLLVVLPRHLDEVQGVLRICHERNVPVVARGAGTGLSGGALPLEKGVLLVMARFNNILHIDPGARTARVQPGVRNLAISQAASPFGLYYAPDPSSQIACSIGGNVAENAGGVHCLKYGLTVHNLLKVEILTVEGEHLTLGADALDSPGFDLLALFTGSEGLLGVITEVTVKLLPKPQTAKVLLAAFDSVENAGRAVADIIAAGIIPGGLEMMDNLAIRAAEAFIHAGYPVDAEAILLCELDGVEADVHADCIRVRQVLENAGATQVRQARDEAERVRFWAGRKNAFPAVGRLSPDYYCMDGTIPRRELPGVLQAIAQLSAEYGLRVANVFHAGDGNMHPLILFDANQPGELERAETLGGKILELCVKVGGSITGEHGVGREKINQMCAQFNNDELTLFHAVKAAFDPGGLLNPGKNIPTLHRCAEFGAMHVHAGQLPFPELERF, from the coding sequence ATGAACATTCTCTACGACGAACAGATCGACGGCGCCCTGCCGGACGTCGACAAGGCTGCGCTGTTGCAGGCGCTGCAAAACCGGTGGCCCGCACTGGAAATCCTGCATCAGCGCGAGGATCTCAAGCCGTACGAATGCGACGGTTTGTCGGCCTACCGCACCACGCCGTTACTGGTTGTGCTGCCCCGGCATCTCGATGAGGTGCAGGGCGTTTTGCGAATCTGTCATGAGAGAAACGTGCCGGTGGTGGCCCGGGGTGCCGGCACCGGGTTGTCCGGCGGTGCGTTGCCTCTGGAGAAAGGTGTGCTGCTGGTGATGGCACGCTTCAACAATATCCTGCACATCGATCCGGGCGCCCGCACCGCACGGGTTCAGCCCGGGGTGCGCAATCTGGCGATTTCCCAGGCGGCCTCCCCGTTCGGCCTGTATTACGCGCCGGATCCGTCCTCGCAGATTGCCTGCTCCATCGGCGGCAACGTGGCGGAAAATGCGGGTGGCGTGCATTGCCTCAAGTACGGTCTGACCGTGCACAACCTGCTCAAGGTCGAGATCCTGACCGTCGAGGGCGAACACCTCACGCTCGGCGCCGATGCGCTCGATTCCCCCGGTTTCGACTTGCTGGCGCTGTTCACCGGCTCCGAAGGCCTGCTGGGTGTGATCACCGAAGTCACGGTCAAGTTGCTACCCAAACCACAGACCGCCAAAGTCCTGTTGGCTGCGTTCGATTCCGTGGAGAACGCCGGCCGAGCCGTGGCTGACATCATCGCCGCCGGGATCATTCCCGGTGGCCTGGAAATGATGGACAACCTGGCGATCCGCGCCGCCGAGGCCTTCATCCACGCCGGCTACCCGGTGGACGCCGAAGCGATCCTGCTGTGCGAACTCGATGGCGTCGAAGCCGACGTCCACGCCGACTGCATTCGCGTGCGCCAGGTGCTGGAGAATGCTGGCGCGACGCAAGTGCGTCAGGCCAGGGACGAGGCTGAGCGCGTGCGATTCTGGGCCGGACGCAAAAATGCCTTCCCGGCCGTGGGCCGCTTGTCCCCGGATTATTACTGCATGGACGGCACCATCCCGCGCCGCGAACTGCCTGGCGTGCTGCAAGCCATCGCGCAGTTATCCGCCGAATACGGCCTGCGGGTGGCCAACGTGTTCCATGCCGGCGACGGCAATATGCACCCGTTGATTCTGTTCGACGCCAATCAGCCCGGCGAGCTGGAACGCGCCGAAACGCTGGGAGGGAAAATCCTCGAATTGTGCGTGAAGGTCGGCGGCAGCATCACCGGCGAGCACGGTGTGGGGCGGGAGAAAATCAATCAGATGTGCGCGCAGTTCAACAACGATGAGCTGACCCTGTTCCACGCCGTCAAAGCCGCGTTCGACCCCGGCGGGCTGCTCAATCCGGGCAAAAACATTCCGACCCTGCACCGCTGCGCCGAATTCGGCGCCATGCATGTTCATGCCGGGCAACTGCCTTTCCCCGAGCTGGAGCGTTTCTGA
- the yghU gene encoding glutathione-dependent disulfide-bond oxidoreductase, giving the protein MSKAPYVPPKVWKHSAPSGGQFANINRPIAGPTHDKTLPVGKHPLQLYSLATPNGVKVTILLEELLALGHTGAEYDAWLIRIGEGDQFSSGFVEINPNSKIPALLDRSVEPAIRVFESGSILLYLAEKFGAFLPTDLAGRTETLNWLFWQMGSAPYLGGGFGHFYAYAPEKLQYPIDRFTMEAKRQLDVLDRRLAESPYLAGDHYTIADIAVWPWYGQLVRNNVYGAAEFLSAHEYTHVQRWAEDIAKRPAVIRGQRVNRTWGDEASQVPERHEAADLD; this is encoded by the coding sequence ATGAGCAAGGCGCCTTACGTACCACCCAAGGTCTGGAAACACAGCGCTCCGTCCGGCGGCCAGTTCGCCAACATCAACCGCCCGATCGCCGGGCCGACCCATGACAAGACCCTGCCCGTCGGCAAGCATCCGTTGCAACTGTATTCGCTGGCCACGCCCAATGGCGTCAAGGTCACCATCCTGCTCGAAGAGTTGCTGGCGCTCGGGCACACTGGGGCCGAATACGACGCCTGGCTGATTCGCATCGGTGAAGGCGATCAGTTCTCCAGCGGCTTTGTCGAGATCAACCCGAACTCCAAGATCCCTGCACTGCTCGATCGAAGTGTCGAGCCGGCGATCCGGGTGTTCGAGTCAGGTTCGATCCTGCTTTACCTCGCCGAGAAATTCGGCGCCTTCCTGCCCACCGACCTCGCCGGTCGTACCGAAACCCTGAACTGGCTGTTCTGGCAGATGGGCTCAGCTCCGTATCTGGGTGGCGGTTTCGGGCATTTTTATGCCTATGCGCCGGAGAAACTCCAATACCCGATCGACCGCTTCACCATGGAAGCCAAACGTCAGCTGGATGTGCTCGATCGACGCCTGGCCGAGAGCCCTTACCTTGCCGGCGACCATTACACCATCGCCGACATTGCGGTCTGGCCGTGGTATGGACAACTGGTGCGCAACAACGTGTACGGCGCGGCCGAATTTCTCTCGGCTCACGAATACACCCATGTACAGCGCTGGGCCGAGGACATCGCCAAACGGCCGGCGGTCATTCGTGGGCAGCGCGTCAACCGCACCTGGGGTGATGAAGCGAGCCAGGTGCCGGAACGGCATGAGGCGGCTGATCTGGACTGA
- the proP gene encoding glycine betaine/L-proline transporter ProP, with amino-acid sequence MESKESVSPIGLKDITIVDDAKMRKAITAAALGNAMEWFDFGVYGFVAYVLGKVFFPGADPGVQMIAALATFSVPFLIRPLGGLFFGALGDKYGRQKVLAATIVIMSLSTFAIGLIPSYASIGIWAPILLLLAKMAQGFSVGGEYTGASIFVAEYAPDRKRGFLGSWLDFGSIAGFVLGAGVVVLISAIIGEEKFQEWGWRLPFFLALPLGMIGLYLRHALEETPAFQQHVEKLEQGDREGLAGGPKVSFKEVATKHWRSLMTCIGVVAATNVTYYMLLTYMPSYLSHNLHYSENRGVLIIIAIMVGMLFVQPAIGFISDKIGRRPFIIFGSIGLFILAIPAFMLINSGKIGLIFSGLLILAVVLNFFIGVMASTLPAMFPTHIRYSALASAFNVSVLIAGVTPTVVAWLVESTQNLYMPAYYLMVTAVVGLITGVTMKETANKPLRGAAPAASDIEEAKELLQEHHDNIEQKIEDIDAEIAELEAKREYLVQQHPRIE; translated from the coding sequence ATGGAATCAAAGGAAAGCGTCAGCCCGATCGGACTGAAAGACATCACCATTGTCGACGACGCCAAGATGCGCAAAGCCATCACGGCTGCGGCGCTGGGCAACGCGATGGAGTGGTTCGACTTCGGCGTCTACGGCTTCGTTGCCTATGTGCTGGGCAAGGTTTTCTTCCCCGGCGCCGATCCCGGCGTGCAGATGATCGCGGCACTGGCGACATTCTCGGTACCGTTCCTGATCCGGCCGCTGGGCGGGCTGTTCTTCGGTGCGCTGGGGGACAAGTACGGACGACAGAAAGTCCTCGCAGCGACCATCGTGATCATGTCGCTCAGCACCTTTGCCATCGGGCTGATTCCGTCCTATGCCTCGATCGGCATCTGGGCGCCGATACTCCTGCTGCTGGCGAAAATGGCCCAGGGCTTTTCGGTCGGAGGCGAGTACACCGGCGCTTCGATCTTCGTCGCCGAATACGCGCCGGATCGCAAACGCGGCTTCCTTGGCAGTTGGCTGGACTTCGGTTCCATCGCCGGTTTCGTCCTCGGCGCCGGCGTGGTGGTACTGATTTCCGCGATCATCGGTGAAGAAAAATTCCAGGAATGGGGCTGGCGCCTGCCTTTCTTCCTCGCCCTGCCGTTGGGCATGATCGGGCTTTACCTGCGCCATGCGCTCGAAGAGACGCCGGCGTTTCAGCAGCATGTCGAGAAGCTTGAACAAGGTGACCGTGAAGGTCTGGCCGGCGGCCCGAAAGTGTCGTTCAAGGAAGTCGCAACCAAACACTGGCGCAGCCTGATGACCTGCATCGGCGTGGTGGCCGCCACCAACGTCACCTATTACATGCTGTTGACCTATATGCCGAGTTACCTCTCGCACAACCTGCATTACAGCGAAAATCGCGGGGTGCTGATCATCATCGCGATCATGGTCGGCATGCTGTTCGTGCAACCTGCCATCGGTTTCATCAGCGACAAGATCGGCCGTCGCCCCTTCATCATCTTCGGCAGCATCGGTCTGTTCATCCTTGCCATTCCAGCGTTCATGCTGATCAACAGCGGCAAGATCGGCCTGATCTTTTCCGGCCTGCTGATATTGGCCGTGGTGCTCAACTTTTTCATTGGCGTCATGGCCTCTACGCTGCCGGCAATGTTTCCGACTCACATCCGCTACAGCGCGCTGGCCAGTGCGTTCAACGTCTCGGTGCTGATCGCCGGTGTGACGCCGACCGTCGTGGCCTGGCTGGTGGAGAGTACCCAGAATCTGTACATGCCGGCCTATTACCTGATGGTGACTGCCGTCGTTGGGCTGATCACCGGTGTGACCATGAAAGAAACCGCCAACAAACCGCTACGCGGTGCAGCCCCTGCAGCCTCCGATATCGAGGAAGCCAAGGAGCTGCTGCAAGAACATCACGACAACATCGAACAGAAGATCGAAGACATCGACGCCGAAATCGCCGAACTGGAAGCCAAGCGCGAATACCTGGTGCAGCAGCATCCGCGGATCGAATAA